The Campylobacter concisus genome has a window encoding:
- the gatA gene encoding Asp-tRNA(Asn)/Glu-tRNA(Gln) amidotransferase subunit GatA: MVTLKEALKFSAEEIKNLRAELEAKIIKEKELGAYVEQLANLEIAKLGEGVPIAIKDNIQVKGWSVTSASKILQGYVAPYNATVIEKLLSKNLAPFGRTNMDEFAMGSTTESSFYGKTLNPLNHAHVPGGSSGGSAAAVAAGLAVAALGSDTGGSIRQPAAFCGCVGLKPTYGRVSRYGLGAYSSSLDQIGPIAQNVEDAAILYDAIAGHDPKDSTSADVPFVSVSDKIDGNKKLKICVIKNYVENASEQTKAALNLAIEKLKSHGHSVTYTNFEDSKYDVAAYYIIATAEASANLSRYDGVRYGRRADAKNLKELYVNSRSEGFGEEVKRRILLGTFVLSSGYYDAYYIKAQKARAHIKAQYEKILEENDLIFMPVAPSTAYKFGAHSDPLQAYLSDIYTISVNLAGLPAISVPVGKDDQNLNVSAQLIAKAWDEQTLINGAKSLENLIKG; the protein is encoded by the coding sequence GTGGTAACTTTAAAAGAAGCTTTGAAATTTTCAGCTGAAGAGATAAAAAATTTAAGAGCCGAGCTTGAGGCGAAGATCATAAAAGAAAAAGAGCTTGGCGCTTATGTCGAGCAGCTAGCAAATTTAGAGATCGCAAAACTAGGCGAGGGCGTGCCTATCGCTATAAAAGACAACATCCAAGTAAAAGGCTGGAGCGTCACAAGTGCTTCTAAAATTTTACAAGGCTACGTAGCACCTTATAATGCAACCGTTATCGAGAAGCTACTTAGCAAAAATTTAGCTCCATTTGGCCGCACAAATATGGATGAATTTGCGATGGGAAGCACGACTGAGAGCTCATTTTATGGCAAAACACTAAACCCACTAAATCACGCTCACGTCCCAGGTGGCAGTAGCGGTGGCTCGGCAGCAGCAGTCGCAGCTGGTCTTGCAGTAGCAGCACTTGGTAGCGACACTGGTGGCTCGATCCGCCAGCCAGCGGCATTTTGCGGATGCGTAGGACTTAAGCCAACTTATGGCAGAGTGAGCAGATATGGCCTTGGTGCCTACTCAAGCAGCCTTGATCAGATAGGTCCGATCGCTCAAAACGTAGAAGATGCAGCCATTTTATATGACGCGATCGCTGGACACGATCCAAAAGATAGCACGAGCGCAGATGTGCCATTTGTGAGCGTTAGCGACAAGATAGATGGCAACAAAAAACTAAAAATTTGTGTCATCAAAAACTACGTCGAAAACGCAAGCGAGCAGACAAAAGCTGCTTTAAATTTAGCTATAGAGAAGCTAAAATCACACGGCCACAGCGTAACTTACACAAATTTTGAAGACTCAAAATATGACGTCGCAGCTTACTACATCATCGCAACCGCAGAGGCAAGCGCAAATTTAAGCCGCTACGATGGCGTAAGATATGGCAGACGCGCAGATGCTAAAAATTTAAAAGAGCTATATGTAAATTCGCGATCTGAGGGCTTTGGCGAAGAGGTAAAAAGGAGAATTTTGCTTGGTACATTTGTACTAAGTAGCGGATACTACGATGCTTACTACATCAAAGCGCAAAAAGCAAGAGCGCATATAAAAGCTCAGTACGAGAAAATTTTAGAAGAAAATGACCTTATCTTCATGCCAGTTGCTCCAAGTACAGCTTATAAATTTGGAGCACACAGCGATCCGCTTCAAGCCTATCTAAGCGACATCTACACGATCAGCGTAAATTTAGCAGGCCTACCAGCTATCTCTGTGCCAGTTGGCAAAGATGATCAAAATTTAAACGTGAGCGCCCAGCTCATCGCAAAAGCGTGGGACGAACAGACCTTGATAAATGGTGCTAAGAGCCTAGAAAATTTAATAAAAGGATAA
- the guaB gene encoding IMP dehydrogenase — protein MKIVKRALTFEDVLLVPQYSEILPKQVDVKTRISKNVTLNIPIVSAAMDTVTEHRTAIMMARLGGIGVIHKNMDVESQAKEVKRVKKSESGVIIDPIFINPEATVAEALSLMSDLHISGVPVIDKDRKLIGILTNRDLRFETNMSTLVKDRMTKAPLITAPKGCTLDDAEKIFSQNRVEKLPIVDKDGRLDGLITIKDLKKRKEYPNANKDSYGRLRVAAAIGVGQIDRAKALVDAGVDVIVIDSAHGHSKGIIDTLREVKANFNVDVVAGNIANPAAVKDLAEAGADGIKVGIGPGSICTTRIVAGVGVPQISAIDDCASEAAKYGIPVIADGGLKYSGDVAKALAAGAACVMAGSLLAGCEESPGELITFQGRQYKVYRGMGSIGAMTKGSSDRYFQEGTAQDKLVPEGIEGRVPFAGSIKDVIHQLIGGLRSAMGYVGAKDIPTLQERAEFVEITSAGLKESHVHDVVITHEAPNYKVN, from the coding sequence ATGAAGATAGTAAAGAGAGCTTTAACATTTGAGGATGTGCTTCTTGTACCGCAATACTCTGAAATTTTGCCAAAGCAAGTTGATGTCAAAACCAGGATCAGCAAAAATGTCACGCTAAATATCCCGATCGTCTCTGCTGCGATGGATACGGTGACTGAGCATAGAACTGCTATCATGATGGCAAGGCTTGGCGGTATCGGCGTCATCCACAAAAATATGGACGTCGAAAGCCAAGCAAAAGAGGTCAAACGCGTCAAAAAAAGCGAAAGTGGTGTCATTATCGATCCTATTTTTATAAATCCAGAAGCGACCGTGGCTGAAGCTCTAAGCCTTATGTCAGATCTTCATATTTCAGGCGTTCCAGTCATCGACAAAGACCGCAAACTAATAGGAATTTTAACAAACCGCGATTTGAGATTTGAGACAAATATGAGCACTTTGGTAAAAGACCGCATGACAAAAGCACCGCTAATTACTGCACCAAAGGGCTGCACACTTGATGATGCGGAGAAAATTTTCTCTCAAAATAGGGTTGAGAAGCTACCTATCGTCGATAAAGATGGCAGACTTGACGGACTTATCACCATAAAAGATCTAAAAAAACGTAAAGAGTATCCAAATGCAAACAAAGACAGCTACGGCAGACTTCGCGTGGCTGCGGCTATTGGCGTGGGTCAGATAGACCGCGCTAAAGCGCTAGTTGATGCTGGCGTAGATGTCATCGTCATCGACTCAGCTCACGGCCACTCAAAGGGCATTATCGACACTTTAAGAGAGGTAAAAGCAAATTTTAATGTCGATGTCGTAGCTGGCAATATCGCAAATCCAGCAGCCGTAAAAGACCTAGCAGAAGCAGGAGCTGACGGCATAAAAGTAGGCATCGGACCAGGATCAATATGCACCACAAGGATCGTTGCTGGCGTTGGCGTGCCTCAAATTTCAGCTATTGATGACTGCGCAAGTGAAGCAGCAAAATATGGCATCCCAGTTATCGCAGACGGTGGTTTAAAATACTCAGGCGACGTAGCAAAAGCCCTTGCAGCAGGCGCTGCTTGCGTTATGGCAGGTAGCTTGCTTGCAGGTTGCGAAGAGAGCCCAGGTGAGCTTATAACATTCCAAGGTCGCCAGTACAAAGTATATCGTGGTATGGGCTCAATAGGCGCTATGACAAAGGGTAGCTCAGACCGCTACTTCCAAGAGGGTACAGCTCAAGATAAGCTAGTTCCTGAAGGCATCGAGGGTCGTGTGCCATTTGCTGGTAGCATAAAAGATGTGATCCATCAGCTAATAGGCGGCCTAAGAAGCGCTATGGGCTATGTTGGCGCAAAAGATATCCCGACTCTTCAAGAAAGAGCTGAATTTGTCGAGATAACAAGCGCTGGACTAAAAGAGAGCCACGTCCACGACGTAGTTATCACTCACGAGGCACCAAACTACAAAGTTAATTAG
- the metX gene encoding homoserine O-acetyltransferase MetX, which produces MLELQTRTIKFNEPLYLESGRMLSNFKLIYETYGTLNADKSNVIVICHALTGSHHAAGTYAGDEKAGWWDGLIGSKKAVDTDKFYVICVNILGSCFGSTSPLSVDRSSGKEYRLNFPVLAISDVVKAQMRLFSELGITRARAVIGGSLGGMQALCYAIEFPEFAQDIIMLASTYQTKPWAIAFNKIAIEAILNDENFKNGEYDAEFIRKNGLKGMAYGRMAGHISFLSPDSMDKKFGRNYVETDGLYDLFGHFQVDRYMEYNGYNFPKRFDPLSYLYIVKMMNIFDCTRHYDSLKDALAPIKANLHLVAFKGDLLFPPSCMREIYDALCEMGRGAKTNFVEIDSNYGHDAFLVEIEKFDGYIKNILKG; this is translated from the coding sequence GTGTTAGAGCTGCAAACTAGAACTATTAAATTTAACGAGCCACTCTATCTTGAGAGTGGCCGTATGCTATCAAATTTCAAGCTTATTTATGAGACTTACGGCACGCTAAATGCTGATAAAAGCAACGTTATCGTGATCTGTCACGCCCTAACTGGCTCGCACCACGCTGCTGGCACTTACGCAGGTGATGAGAAAGCTGGCTGGTGGGACGGGCTAATAGGCAGCAAAAAGGCGGTTGATACGGATAAATTTTACGTTATTTGCGTAAATATCTTAGGCTCGTGCTTTGGCTCGACCTCGCCGCTAAGCGTTGATCGAAGTAGCGGCAAAGAGTATAGGCTAAATTTCCCAGTCCTTGCCATAAGTGACGTGGTAAAGGCGCAGATGAGGCTATTTAGCGAGCTTGGCATCACAAGGGCAAGAGCCGTGATAGGCGGCAGTCTTGGCGGTATGCAAGCACTTTGCTACGCTATCGAGTTTCCAGAATTTGCGCAAGATATCATAATGCTTGCGAGCACCTATCAGACTAAGCCCTGGGCGATAGCGTTTAATAAAATCGCCATTGAAGCCATTTTAAACGATGAAAATTTCAAAAATGGCGAATATGACGCGGAATTTATAAGAAAAAATGGACTAAAAGGCATGGCTTACGGCAGGATGGCAGGGCACATCAGCTTCTTAAGCCCTGATAGCATGGATAAAAAATTTGGACGCAACTACGTCGAAACTGACGGCCTTTACGATCTTTTTGGGCATTTTCAGGTCGATCGCTACATGGAGTATAACGGCTACAACTTCCCAAAGAGGTTTGACCCGCTAAGCTACCTATACATCGTAAAGATGATGAATATCTTTGACTGCACAAGGCACTACGATAGCCTAAAAGACGCCCTTGCGCCGATCAAAGCAAATTTGCATCTAGTCGCTTTCAAAGGTGATCTACTCTTTCCGCCAAGCTGCATGAGAGAAATTTATGACGCACTTTGCGAGATGGGCAGAGGCGCAAAGACAAATTTTGTTGAGATAGATAGCAACTACGGCCACGACGCCTTTTTGGTCGAGATAGAAAAATTTGATGGATATATAAAAAATATATTAAAAGGATAG
- the xseB gene encoding exodeoxyribonuclease VII small subunit, with amino-acid sequence MEQKEQSFEEKLALADKILNDLNKDDVSLENSIKLHEQGKKLLNEAREILENAKLSIKQVDDE; translated from the coding sequence ATGGAGCAAAAAGAGCAAAGTTTTGAAGAAAAATTAGCCCTAGCTGATAAAATTTTAAACGATCTAAATAAAGATGATGTGAGCTTAGAAAACAGCATAAAGCTGCACGAGCAGGGCAAAAAGCTCTTAAACGAGGCAAGAGAAATTTTAGAAAACGCAAAACTTAGCATAAAGCAGGTGGATGATGAGTAA
- a CDS encoding carbon-nitrogen hydrolase family protein has protein sequence MSKICALQLPTQPLSEARLDYYLKICADENARLVVLGEYVLNSFFKELASMPKSLIKEQSERKKEALFAMAKKYDLNIIAPIINLKGKEIFKSLAKFSPTQVKLYDQQILMPYAHWNEAKFFSNASEELNLPIFTYDKFKVGVMFGFEAHFDVCWAYMSAKKVDIVLVPTACTFFSQARWEELLKVRAFTNNVYVLRVNRVGSHKSEDEQWSFYGDSMLISPFGEVKNRLGKNEEMMIDELSKKELSEARSTWGFMQIEAKFKR, from the coding sequence ATGAGTAAAATTTGCGCCCTTCAGCTACCAACGCAGCCTTTAAGCGAGGCGAGGCTTGATTATTACCTTAAAATTTGTGCTGATGAAAACGCAAGGCTGGTTGTCCTTGGCGAATACGTGCTAAATAGCTTTTTTAAAGAGCTTGCTAGCATGCCAAAAAGCCTCATAAAAGAGCAGAGCGAGCGCAAAAAAGAGGCACTCTTTGCGATGGCAAAAAAGTATGATCTAAACATCATCGCACCTATCATAAATTTAAAAGGCAAAGAAATTTTTAAAAGCCTAGCCAAATTTAGCCCTACGCAAGTAAAGCTATATGATCAGCAGATCCTCATGCCTTACGCGCACTGGAACGAGGCGAAGTTTTTTAGCAACGCAAGCGAGGAGCTAAATTTGCCTATCTTTACATACGATAAATTTAAGGTTGGTGTCATGTTTGGCTTCGAGGCGCATTTTGACGTGTGCTGGGCCTATATGAGTGCTAAAAAGGTCGATATCGTGCTTGTGCCAACGGCTTGCACGTTTTTCTCGCAGGCGCGCTGGGAGGAGCTTTTAAAGGTTAGAGCCTTTACAAACAACGTTTATGTGCTTCGTGTAAATCGCGTGGGAAGCCACAAAAGTGAGGACGAGCAGTGGAGTTTTTACGGCGACTCGATGCTTATTAGCCCATTTGGCGAGGTCAAAAACAGGCTTGGCAAAAATGAAGAGATGATGATCGATGAGCTTAGCAAAAAGGAGCTTAGCGAGGCTAGAAGCACCTGGGGCTTTATGCAGATAGAGGCTAAATTTAAAAGATGA
- a CDS encoding DNA-3-methyladenine glycosylase I encodes MKRCSWAKKSEFSKSYHDYEWGRAVKDDKKFFEMLILEGFQAGLSWDYVLRKRAGLAQILDGFDAKKIALYDENKLQSLLRDDRAIKNRLKIYSLPKNAKAFLELCAEFGSFYNYIYKFTNGKRVINDIKSAKDMPASSELSERISKDMKKRGFKFVGAVIIYSFLQGVGVIDDHENECFCKGKI; translated from the coding sequence ATGAAGCGCTGCTCCTGGGCCAAAAAGAGCGAATTTAGCAAGAGCTATCATGACTATGAGTGGGGCAGGGCGGTCAAAGATGATAAGAAATTCTTTGAAATGCTCATTTTAGAGGGCTTTCAAGCAGGGCTTAGCTGGGACTATGTGCTACGAAAAAGAGCTGGGCTTGCTCAAATTTTAGATGGTTTTGATGCAAAAAAGATCGCACTTTATGATGAAAATAAGCTTCAAAGCCTTTTAAGAGATGATAGAGCGATCAAAAACCGCCTTAAAATTTACTCCTTGCCAAAAAATGCCAAAGCTTTTTTAGAGCTTTGTGCTGAATTTGGCTCGTTTTATAACTACATCTATAAATTTACAAATGGCAAGCGCGTGATAAATGACATAAAAAGCGCCAAAGATATGCCAGCAAGCAGTGAGCTCTCAGAGCGCATCTCAAAAGATATGAAAAAGCGTGGCTTTAAATTTGTAGGTGCTGTGATCATCTACTCGTTTTTACAAGGTGTTGGCGTCATCGATGATCACGAAAATGAGTGCTTTTGTAAAGGCAAAATTTAA